A genomic stretch from Sphingobacterium sp. ML3W includes:
- a CDS encoding RagB/SusD family nutrient uptake outer membrane protein, with product MKKIFLCALAVTLFFSCSKDLDIAPPNSITDEQIRKLLESGDEKKIQAVLGGMANNMPKLINFGALSSESRYGSNQGFDVMRNLEGNDIVLGNRLLNIFGSDEYNLLDFISDASDKNTPYWNYAWNMVNTANKMLNYLNPTTVGTNKKLQEYKGRGLILRAYAYNYLMENYQNAYQQGGKSKLGMPLYDTYSPVQESKARSTADETYTFIKNDINEAIRLFKEAGIGFTADPSDFDLGVANFMLAKVSLWTGDWNNTISASNEILSKYPTLMSQAMYGATNKGTQAAPEMRPEQNGFLNISINPEVLFGFALGEAVTVHNWWMNCFAEGNGGIGQGFQRIDNRLYAQIDNRDYRINCFMASDWGDYTYPTNGDKRTIPLYTNLKFAATHGLGSDDKKNVGRVSCYYMRSSEILLMKAEAQAQNKDDQGAKQTLNTLLAARTKSGTTPLTCDNYTSMQGLSALEMVQFQTRLELWGEGGREFYNNKRWNIAINRAASPTHVDKSSYPVNKMTLQIPLDEMLYNNKMVQN from the coding sequence ATGAAAAAGATATTTTTATGTGCATTGGCTGTGACATTATTCTTTTCTTGTAGCAAGGATCTGGATATTGCTCCACCAAATAGTATTACGGATGAACAGATCCGGAAGCTGCTCGAAAGTGGTGACGAAAAGAAAATCCAGGCAGTGCTTGGTGGTATGGCTAACAATATGCCTAAATTGATCAATTTTGGGGCATTATCCTCCGAATCGCGCTATGGCAGTAACCAGGGATTTGATGTGATGCGTAATCTGGAAGGAAATGATATTGTCCTTGGAAATAGGTTGTTAAATATTTTTGGTTCGGATGAATATAACCTGCTAGATTTTATTTCTGATGCTTCCGACAAAAACACACCTTACTGGAACTATGCTTGGAATATGGTTAATACAGCCAACAAAATGCTGAATTATCTTAATCCAACAACAGTCGGTACCAATAAAAAACTGCAGGAATACAAAGGCCGCGGGTTGATATTACGTGCCTATGCCTATAACTATTTGATGGAAAACTATCAGAATGCTTATCAACAGGGCGGAAAGAGCAAGTTGGGCATGCCGCTCTACGATACTTATTCTCCTGTTCAGGAAAGCAAGGCCCGATCTACAGCGGACGAAACGTATACCTTCATTAAAAATGACATCAATGAGGCTATTCGACTGTTTAAAGAGGCCGGGATTGGTTTTACAGCAGATCCCTCCGACTTTGATCTTGGTGTAGCCAATTTTATGTTGGCTAAGGTGTCGCTATGGACAGGCGATTGGAATAATACCATCAGTGCCAGTAATGAAATTCTGAGCAAGTACCCAACCTTGATGAGCCAAGCCATGTATGGCGCCACCAACAAAGGGACGCAGGCCGCTCCTGAAATGAGGCCGGAGCAAAATGGCTTCCTCAACATCAGCATCAATCCCGAAGTACTTTTTGGTTTTGCATTGGGCGAAGCAGTAACGGTGCATAACTGGTGGATGAACTGTTTTGCTGAAGGCAACGGTGGGATTGGTCAAGGCTTTCAACGCATAGACAACCGTTTATATGCTCAAATAGACAATCGTGACTACCGTATAAATTGTTTTATGGCTTCAGACTGGGGCGATTACACTTATCCAACAAATGGCGATAAAAGGACAATACCTCTATATACGAATCTCAAATTTGCCGCTACCCATGGCCTGGGCAGTGATGACAAAAAGAATGTCGGCCGTGTGAGCTGTTACTATATGCGCAGTTCGGAAATCCTGTTGATGAAAGCGGAGGCCCAGGCGCAGAATAAGGATGATCAGGGAGCGAAACAAACACTCAATACATTGTTGGCTGCACGCACAAAATCTGGGACAACGCCATTGACCTGCGACAACTATACTTCAATGCAAGGTCTTTCGGCCTTGGAGATGGTACAGTTTCAAACAAGGTTAGAACTCTGGGGTGAAGGGGGACGCGAATTTTATAATAACAAACGCTGGAATATCGCTATCAACCGTGC
- a CDS encoding SusC/RagA family TonB-linked outer membrane protein, which translates to MESKLKHYSLVLCVTMLMGMPFMLVAQIAKTIQGHVVNSKNGQPIAGVSVKEVGGKNASSTNENGDFTLSVSNNKVVLSIQYVGYMTKSVEGIVGTPLRVELQEDNTILDEVVVVAYGEAKKKDLTGSVSTIDNRALNMQSNSTVSRALEGAAPGIQVSAVDGQPGIDMGIRVRGIGSASQNTSNALVVIDGVPAQNDNPLATLNPKDIQSISVLKDAASTALYGARGANGVVLVTTKKGMSGKTRISFEGKLGVNQVGPYQFDKISDPKDIYEFAWLSIYNSARYGVDGTGISKRYTTNVQNPNMSHEQAAEFASAHLFDYIGSTTKFQRNSLGNWMLYDVPGAVYTPSGTGADASSTMSGSYLVNTDGKLNPNARLLFSDRYDDYLLENRLRQDYDLSASGGNEKVSYFLSGGYLEDPSYIRGSSFKRYNGRANFDAQVNTWLKLGANIGYSNRTTQSPATRFGRNPGSSTANVFRFINGQTPLVQLYARDQNGALINENGENKVHVLAGDTYSPLGLTSAALSSTNVLTVLDNDLDRRVSDDWTTRVYGQAKFLNDFTFTANVSMDKFNEMRTRYWNSESGQAAGIGAFGKTASNTTILNLQQLLNYSKTIGLHNLEGLLGHEYDSFKNEQLNYRSSYALIDEFPSYINFVGRYDGGTFPNPGGGEDKRTMESYFSRINYNYNDRYFFQGSVRRDGSSKFKLKDKRWGTFWSVGGGWRIDSEPFMQNAKNWIDLLKIRGSYGVIGNQNGISNYSGYQTWSYSATYTQTTNGTGIPANITLNQNAYVNDQLTWENIHTMDAGIDFSFLGRVRGSLDYYNRVTVNAIWNQPIAISKGQSSIATNSAKIGNKGFEVDLSVDIIKKPDFNWTVSTNGTHYTTKLKAVPSGVGSDALGGNWTAGTDAWAAAGTSAVANITYLRGVNKDFFNLYMLKYGGVDQTTGLPLFYHQVTKADVDAGTYPGYKEGESLTTTDYSKASRYEMGSALPKWIGGFSTSLRYKNFDLYLALAYQLGGKFFSTEYGNNLYVSEDPGKALSSELIGNTWTPNNTGAKFPMVMYGNTYGNGATTGSWLYSDLGLFSASYLNFKNITIGYTLPENVLAKMKIKKLRIFASGDNLFMKTAHSGIDPRQSLVGGFEVAAYSYPTMRTFSGGVSLEF; encoded by the coding sequence ATGGAAAGTAAATTAAAACATTACTCATTAGTTCTTTGCGTGACAATGCTGATGGGGATGCCGTTTATGTTAGTTGCCCAGATCGCGAAAACTATTCAAGGTCATGTGGTCAATAGCAAGAACGGCCAGCCCATTGCCGGTGTCTCGGTTAAAGAAGTCGGCGGTAAAAATGCTAGTTCAACCAATGAAAATGGTGATTTTACCCTCTCCGTAAGCAACAACAAGGTTGTTCTTTCGATCCAATATGTGGGGTACATGACCAAAAGCGTTGAAGGTATTGTCGGTACCCCGCTTCGTGTCGAGCTACAGGAGGATAATACGATACTGGATGAAGTTGTGGTGGTAGCTTATGGGGAAGCTAAAAAGAAGGACCTGACGGGATCTGTATCAACGATCGATAATAGGGCATTAAACATGCAATCCAATTCTACCGTCAGCCGGGCGCTGGAAGGAGCCGCTCCGGGTATACAGGTTTCAGCGGTAGATGGTCAGCCGGGGATAGACATGGGGATTCGGGTGCGTGGTATCGGTTCTGCTAGTCAGAATACGTCAAATGCACTCGTTGTGATCGACGGTGTGCCTGCGCAAAATGATAATCCGCTGGCAACACTAAATCCAAAGGATATCCAAAGTATATCTGTCTTGAAAGATGCAGCATCCACAGCGCTATATGGTGCCCGGGGGGCAAACGGTGTGGTTTTGGTAACAACAAAGAAAGGGATGTCCGGTAAAACACGGATTTCATTTGAAGGTAAATTAGGCGTCAATCAGGTAGGCCCCTACCAGTTTGACAAAATCTCTGATCCAAAAGATATTTATGAATTTGCCTGGCTTTCGATTTATAATTCAGCACGCTACGGAGTAGATGGTACAGGAATCTCAAAAAGATATACCACCAATGTGCAGAACCCCAATATGTCGCACGAACAGGCCGCAGAATTTGCAAGTGCCCACCTGTTTGATTATATCGGTTCAACTACTAAATTTCAGCGAAATAGCTTAGGAAACTGGATGTTATATGATGTTCCTGGTGCCGTTTATACGCCATCTGGTACGGGGGCCGATGCGAGTTCAACCATGAGTGGTTCTTATCTCGTGAATACGGATGGTAAATTAAATCCCAATGCGCGTCTACTTTTTAGCGATCGTTATGATGATTACTTATTGGAAAATAGATTGCGGCAGGATTACGACCTGTCAGCTTCTGGTGGTAATGAGAAAGTAAGTTACTTTCTTTCCGGCGGATACCTTGAGGATCCTTCCTACATCAGGGGTTCTTCTTTCAAACGCTATAACGGTCGTGCCAATTTTGATGCGCAGGTTAATACCTGGTTGAAACTAGGTGCTAATATTGGTTATTCCAATCGGACGACCCAATCGCCAGCGACGCGCTTTGGACGGAATCCAGGTAGCTCAACAGCAAATGTATTTCGTTTTATAAACGGGCAAACCCCCTTGGTTCAGCTGTATGCACGTGATCAGAATGGCGCATTGATTAATGAAAATGGGGAAAATAAAGTGCATGTGCTTGCAGGGGATACCTATTCTCCACTTGGTCTGACCTCGGCAGCGCTTTCATCGACGAATGTGTTGACAGTATTAGACAATGATCTGGATCGACGCGTATCTGATGACTGGACAACACGGGTCTATGGGCAGGCTAAATTTCTCAATGATTTTACATTTACAGCGAATGTTTCGATGGACAAATTCAACGAAATGCGCACCCGCTATTGGAATAGCGAATCAGGACAGGCTGCCGGTATAGGTGCTTTTGGTAAAACAGCATCCAATACAACGATCCTAAATCTTCAACAATTACTTAACTATTCAAAAACAATTGGCTTGCATAATCTGGAGGGACTCCTGGGCCATGAGTATGATTCATTCAAAAACGAGCAACTCAACTACCGCTCATCTTATGCATTGATTGATGAATTTCCGTCGTATATCAATTTTGTAGGGCGTTATGATGGTGGTACCTTCCCTAATCCTGGAGGCGGCGAGGACAAACGGACTATGGAAAGTTATTTTTCTAGAATCAACTACAACTACAACGATAGGTACTTTTTCCAGGGATCCGTACGTCGGGATGGATCGTCGAAGTTTAAACTGAAAGACAAACGTTGGGGCACCTTCTGGTCCGTTGGTGGAGGTTGGCGCATCGATAGTGAACCTTTTATGCAAAATGCTAAAAACTGGATTGATCTCCTGAAAATACGAGGCAGCTATGGGGTGATCGGAAACCAGAATGGTATCTCCAATTACTCGGGTTATCAGACCTGGAGTTATTCGGCCACCTACACCCAGACCACAAACGGAACTGGGATACCCGCCAATATTACACTAAATCAAAATGCTTATGTTAATGATCAATTGACTTGGGAAAATATCCACACGATGGATGCGGGTATTGATTTTAGCTTCCTTGGACGGGTACGCGGATCGCTTGATTATTATAACCGTGTTACGGTAAATGCTATCTGGAACCAGCCGATCGCTATTTCTAAGGGACAGTCTTCGATCGCAACGAATTCGGCTAAAATAGGTAATAAGGGTTTTGAGGTCGATCTCTCTGTTGATATCATTAAGAAACCGGATTTCAATTGGACTGTGTCCACAAACGGAACACATTATACAACAAAATTAAAAGCAGTACCCAGTGGTGTTGGGTCAGATGCCCTGGGAGGTAACTGGACCGCCGGTACAGATGCCTGGGCCGCGGCAGGAACCAGTGCCGTCGCAAATATCACTTACTTACGTGGGGTGAATAAAGATTTCTTTAACCTTTACATGCTAAAATATGGTGGAGTTGACCAGACTACAGGCTTACCGCTATTTTACCATCAGGTCACCAAAGCCGATGTCGATGCGGGTACTTATCCCGGATATAAAGAGGGCGAGAGTCTGACAACTACAGACTATTCAAAAGCAAGCCGATATGAAATGGGAAGTGCGCTTCCTAAATGGATCGGCGGATTTAGCACTTCTTTACGCTATAAGAACTTTGACCTTTATCTTGCTTTGGCTTATCAGCTGGGAGGAAAGTTTTTCAGCACAGAATATGGAAACAACCTGTATGTCAGTGAGGATCCCGGTAAAGCGCTCTCTTCAGAACTTATTGGTAACACATGGACACCAAATAATACCGGTGCAAAATTCCCGATGGTCATGTATGGTAATACTTATGGTAATGGAGCTACCACGGGGAGCTGGTTATACAGTGATCTAGGTTTGTTTAGTGCTTCGTACCTTAATTTTAAGAATATCACTATTGGGTATACTTTGCCGGAAAATGTACTGGCAAAAATGAAGATCAAGAAACTCAGAATATTCGCTTCAGGGGATAATCTTTTTATGAAAACGGCCCATTCGGGAATCGATCCACGTCAATCACTGGTGGGTGGATTTGAAGTGGCGGCCTATTCTTATCCCACTATGCGGACATTCTCGGGTGGTGTCAGCCTGGAGTTTTAA